One genomic segment of Bradyrhizobium prioriisuperbiae includes these proteins:
- a CDS encoding MFS transporter: protein MSSHRASATPPIFYGWFIVASAFAVTFMGFGSAYTFSAFVDSLQREFGASRGSVSLVFSLAGFLYFGLGVVSGPLADRWGSRRLAVIGMLFTGLGLAVASVARNLTEVYAAYGLGVGLGVGCAYVPAVGAVQRWFVKRRGFASGLAVSGIGVGTPVMPPLAALLIEMMGWRMTYLVLGGLTAVVGVGMALLIENDPRDRGLAPDGEPLQANAQATRPLGFSVGEAIRSPRFIGLYMACLICGLGVFVPFVHLVPYALDHGVPQTSAVLLLGAIGVGSTAGRFFLGGLADRMGRQQSVLLMFVGMAVALAIWAVSTGFWPLALFAFVFGIFYGGWVAVLPAVVMDYFGGRNVSGIIGVLYTSVAFGTLIGPSAAGFAFDISHSYTLPILVSVAANIVAAGIMAVMSKVSVGVAKGSAVP, encoded by the coding sequence ATGAGCAGCCATCGGGCCTCGGCGACCCCTCCGATATTCTATGGCTGGTTCATCGTCGCCTCGGCGTTCGCCGTGACCTTCATGGGATTCGGCAGCGCTTACACGTTCAGCGCCTTCGTCGACTCCCTGCAGCGGGAATTCGGCGCATCGCGCGGATCGGTGTCCCTGGTGTTTTCGCTCGCCGGCTTTCTCTATTTCGGCCTTGGCGTCGTCAGTGGCCCGCTCGCCGACAGATGGGGATCGCGTCGGCTGGCCGTGATCGGGATGCTCTTCACCGGATTGGGACTTGCGGTTGCCAGTGTCGCACGCAACCTGACTGAAGTGTATGCCGCCTATGGCCTCGGCGTCGGATTAGGCGTGGGATGTGCCTATGTGCCGGCGGTGGGCGCCGTGCAGCGCTGGTTCGTCAAACGCCGCGGCTTCGCCTCGGGGCTTGCGGTGAGCGGGATCGGCGTCGGCACACCGGTGATGCCGCCGCTGGCGGCGCTGCTCATCGAGATGATGGGATGGCGCATGACCTATCTCGTGCTCGGCGGCCTCACTGCCGTTGTCGGCGTGGGAATGGCACTGTTGATCGAGAACGATCCGCGTGATCGCGGGCTCGCGCCGGATGGCGAGCCTCTGCAGGCGAATGCGCAGGCGACGCGGCCGCTGGGATTTTCGGTCGGCGAGGCGATCAGGTCACCGCGCTTCATCGGTCTCTATATGGCGTGCCTGATCTGCGGACTCGGCGTGTTCGTGCCCTTCGTTCACCTCGTTCCCTATGCGCTGGACCATGGCGTGCCGCAAACGTCAGCCGTTCTGCTGCTCGGCGCCATCGGCGTCGGCAGCACCGCGGGCCGCTTTTTCCTCGGCGGCCTGGCCGACCGGATGGGACGGCAGCAGTCGGTGCTGCTGATGTTCGTCGGCATGGCGGTTGCGCTTGCGATCTGGGCCGTGTCGACCGGGTTCTGGCCGCTCGCACTGTTCGCGTTCGTGTTCGGCATCTTCTATGGCGGCTGGGTCGCCGTGCTGCCGGCGGTGGTGATGGATTATTTCGGTGGCCGCAATGTCAGCGGCATCATCGGTGTGCTCTATACCAGTGTCGCGTTCGGCACGCTGATCGGCCCCAGTGCCGCCGGCTTCGCGTTCGACATCAGCCACAGTTACACCTTGCCGATCCTGGTCAGCGTGGCCGCCAACATCGTCGCCGCCGGCATCATGGCTGTGATGTCAAAGGTATCAGTCGGCGTCGCGAAGGGATCCGCGGTGCCGTAG
- a CDS encoding glycosyltransferase produces the protein MNVLFVHNNFPAQFQQLARFLSQQPGVTVAAVGAQNSRAQKGVRLVKYSLTDVDVSASHPFARRFDLECHRAEQVLYALTTLASSGFVPEVIVAHPGWGETLPLRAVFPKARLIVYCEFFYGTNDRDIGFDSEFPAIGVDGHVALQMKNAATLLALSECDAGLAPTQWQRSTFPRLHQDRISVLHEGIDTAAIKPSQNASFRLPSGRVLSAKNEVVTFVARNLEPLRGYHVFMRALPRLMAERPNAEILIIGGHGTSYGAPPPAGKTWQSIYLEEVSARIDMRRVHLAGHLPYQDYLRALQISSAHVYLTYPFVLSWSLLEAMSAGCLVIGSDTAPVREIINAENGILVPFFDTDQLSKRLIEALAHRERFNGIRTAARQTILDQYDLARTCLPALVAFVRGGETPSELPRFLARAG, from the coding sequence ATGAACGTATTGTTCGTTCACAACAACTTCCCCGCACAGTTTCAACAGCTCGCGCGATTCCTGTCGCAGCAACCCGGCGTCACAGTTGCCGCGGTCGGCGCGCAAAACTCGCGCGCGCAAAAAGGCGTGCGCCTGGTCAAATACTCACTGACCGATGTCGACGTCTCCGCGTCGCATCCGTTCGCGCGCCGCTTCGATCTCGAGTGTCATCGCGCCGAACAGGTGCTGTATGCGCTGACGACACTGGCATCATCGGGATTCGTTCCGGAGGTCATCGTCGCGCATCCAGGCTGGGGTGAGACACTACCGCTTCGTGCCGTCTTTCCGAAGGCGCGGCTGATCGTCTACTGTGAATTTTTTTACGGCACCAATGATCGCGATATCGGATTCGATTCCGAATTCCCGGCCATCGGTGTGGACGGACATGTGGCCCTGCAGATGAAGAACGCCGCGACCCTGCTGGCGTTGTCCGAATGCGACGCCGGTCTCGCGCCGACGCAGTGGCAGCGCTCGACCTTTCCACGGCTTCACCAGGACAGGATTTCGGTGCTGCACGAAGGCATCGACACCGCGGCCATCAAGCCGTCACAAAACGCTTCGTTCCGCCTGCCGTCAGGACGAGTGCTCTCGGCCAAAAACGAAGTCGTGACATTCGTCGCGCGCAATCTCGAACCTCTGCGGGGATATCATGTCTTCATGCGCGCGCTGCCGCGCCTAATGGCTGAGCGGCCGAATGCGGAGATCCTGATCATCGGCGGTCATGGCACGTCCTACGGTGCGCCGCCGCCCGCAGGAAAAACATGGCAATCGATCTATCTCGAGGAAGTCAGCGCGCGGATCGACATGCGGCGTGTGCACCTTGCCGGGCACCTGCCCTATCAGGACTATCTGCGGGCGCTGCAGATTTCCTCCGCCCATGTGTACCTCACCTATCCTTTTGTGCTGTCATGGTCGCTGCTCGAAGCCATGAGCGCGGGCTGCCTGGTGATCGGCTCGGATACGGCTCCGGTGCGCGAGATCATCAATGCCGAGAACGGGATCCTCGTCCCGTTCTTCGACACCGATCAATTGTCCAAGCGACTGATCGAGGCGCTCGCACATCGCGAACGTTTCAATGGCATCCGCACCGCCGCGCGCCAGACCATTCTCGATCAATACGATCTGGCACGGACATGCCTGCCGGCGCTGGTCGCTTTTGTCCGTGGCGGCGAGACACCGAGCGAACTCCCACGATTTCTGGCCAGGGCAGGCTAA
- a CDS encoding CGNR zinc finger domain-containing protein, whose product MRESKKFKVPDELANLYEFANSLDLRHFIHHGVQHQQHDDLQGPRDLAAWMAERDLLRPGAKVSPEIFAAALSLREGVLAYLACAPDERRTSKTTLQALNTATRPFPLLAEASTEGIVLRPARDDASAGLAQIVAELQNAAAIGTLDRLKMCDAEECRRVFFDRSKPGTRRWCVSTLCGNRIKTRTYRERRHAG is encoded by the coding sequence ATGCGCGAGTCGAAAAAATTCAAGGTTCCGGACGAACTGGCGAACCTCTACGAGTTCGCGAATTCGCTCGACCTGCGCCATTTCATCCATCACGGCGTGCAGCATCAGCAACACGATGACCTGCAGGGACCGCGCGATCTCGCAGCCTGGATGGCGGAGCGCGACCTGCTGCGCCCTGGCGCAAAAGTCTCACCGGAGATTTTCGCGGCTGCGCTGTCCTTGCGCGAGGGCGTGCTTGCTTACCTCGCCTGCGCACCCGACGAGCGACGCACCAGCAAGACCACTCTGCAGGCGCTCAACACCGCGACCCGCCCGTTTCCGCTGCTGGCGGAAGCCTCGACCGAGGGCATCGTGCTGCGGCCGGCGCGCGATGATGCCTCCGCCGGCCTCGCGCAGATCGTGGCGGAGCTGCAAAACGCCGCCGCCATCGGCACACTGGATCGCCTGAAGATGTGCGATGCCGAGGAGTGTCGCCGGGTGTTTTTCGACCGCTCCAAACCGGGCACGCGGCGCTGGTGCGTTTCCACCCTGTGCGGCAACCGGATCAAAACCCGCACCTACCGCGAGCGCCGCCACGCCGGTTAA